GATAGAGGGTATGATTAAGTTAATGAATCTAATGAGGTCCTGCCCTcccatttaagtttttttttatctgatttGAGTGCCTGTGTTCTCGCTTATCAGGAGGAGATGAAGTtccaagatagctgctagtttaactcagtctctctctctctctctctctctctctctctctctctcttccagtatCAGACAGTGATGATGAACTGTTCGATGAGGTTGCTGTGGAGCCCCAGAGGAAGAAGTTGCTGACCAGCGAGAAAGCGGAGCCTCAGCGCTGTGAGACGCCAGCTTCCCCTGTTGCCCTGAAGGACTTCCTGCCCGAGTCACGTCCCTCAGTCCACACAGCCAATTACGCGGACTGCACAGAATCTaatgatgacgacgatgatgatgaagacgaAGGAGGTGATGGTAATGATACGGGTGAAAAGGTTGTCCAGACCCCCAAACAGGATGCGGCAAACAGTCCGTCATCTGGTGATGCCTGCACCACCTCCAACCCACCTCAGTGGGACGCCTTCTTTAAACCCGGATCCCTGCCCACGGACGAGAGCTCCGAGCCGGACAACAGCCAGACCAGCCTGGCCCGCTCCAGCGAGTACACCTGCTCGCAGTCTCCGGTGCTGATCACCGAGGACGAGTGTGACTTGGACGACTTCCACCTGTCGTCCTCGCAGTCCACCCACATCTCCGATAACGGGGTGGAGAACTACACCGAGATGGACACCGTCCTCTTACACCCTGAGACCACGAGGGCTGAGTGCCAAGATAGTCAAGGTGAAGCGACAACCAATGCAGAGTCAGGGGGCGGAGCTCAGTCACTTCCAGAGGCAAAGGATGCTGTAAATGACAGTCGTAACAGCCAATCCAATACAGCAGAGAACACAGAGCCAAGATCTGATTCGCAGGAGTCGTCTGACTTTGAGCTGCCGCCCACCCCTGGCTCCACGGTGCCACTGCCGGAGGAACTGAAGAAGCTGTACCAGAAACTGGCCGCAGGCGAGGAGCTTTTCCTCAGGAGAGGCAGCAAGGGCTCAGTCTGAGGCCCAAACCAGGCCTCCCACACCCCACCCTGACCCCAGAGTACCCCACTCACACAGGATATGCTATAAACATACAAACTACAATTATTATCATTGTTCAGAACTGATGAAATTTGCTGTTTCCTCTGAACGATCAGCACTCATCCACATGACCCAGTCTGAGGGATGTGTTGTGGCGTCTGAGCTGTTCCTCAGGGGAGGCAGAAAGGGCTCAAACCAGGCCCTGGAAAACCCTTCACCACAAACAGAGTTTTCTTGTTTCAGTTTGGTACTCATTTTCCCCCAGGGGAacaatttcagaaaaaaaagaatataggACATATTCCCAACACCAACCCTCTGCCCACATGTTATATACTGCAAACATACAAACTACGTATTGCCGTGGTTCCTAACTGATTACATTTGCTATATCTTCTGATCAGCAGTATGCCACTGTTAGTTCAAATGAAGTGCACTTGGGATTGCCCCTGTCAAATTGTACTACACATTCTTACCTGCTGACAAGTTTAGGGCCTTTTACATTCCTGTTCTCAGTGACCGTAAGAGCTCAGTCGGAGTCCCAGCCTAGGCTGTGGAAAACCTCCCACAATTATTGGTGGTACTTTTAGAAATAATTTTTGGAAAACCAAAATGGCACACATCCCCAAGACAACTACTGCCCTCACCCTTTCCCACAATCATTTGATATGCTATAAACATTCAACTTGCATAGTTATGGTCATTGTCCAATattatgaaatgtttttttttttggtttgtttttcaaaactgatgacatttgttgtttttttctaaatGATCAGTATGCCCAAGTGTCACTAGAAGTTCAAATGAAGTGTTATTTTGGATTGCCCTTGTTAAACAGTAGTATATATATTGGTGGCTAGTTTAGGGTCTTCGACATTCCTATTCTCTTGCACTTTGACTTTACTACTACCTCCTGAAGCAGCTGTCACCACATTGCCTGTATGCCTTCTCATATCTGGGACCAACTAGTTGTTTCGAAATTGCACCGTTGagtttttgtttatatttgacTTTATGTGCAATAAAAAATTAAAGTTGGCTGCACAGAACCTTTCTTTGGCAGTCACTttaaaatgaggtaccattatACAGGTACATAATGTCACAgctaagaaacaaaacaaaacaaacctggGGCCCTAATggaaaaatatacaaatatgcaAATGTTCACATTATAGTTGAAAAAACTGGTAATTGTTACCCAGGGCAAGTTTATTCCTGTTCCCATCTCCAAATCTACAATTCGGTTAAAGCATACAACAGCTTAAAGCACCACACTAACCCTACTTAAGACTACAACTGAACTTAACTGGCGTTACTGTGCCAGTGCTATCTGGCGCACCAACTTTCCTTTAGACTCATGTGGTGTGATGTTCTAGCACACCTGCAGTTGCTAAATGCCGCCCTTTCAGTTAGGTGTTGCACCAGCCAGTGCTAATCTACACCAGAACACGCAACATGCATGTAACCACAAGCATAAGAGCATCTGCCATCAGAGAGGAACACCTGCTGTTACTGAGCTATAAAATAAAACGTGACCTTTTAGATACGCATCAAAGAACAGGAGCATTGTTAGGTTATGTAAAGCaacccaaaaaaaaagatggccactgcactttcttttcttcatatatacacacactgtttattgaaaaaaagaagaggaccTGAACACCGGGATTAAGATGTCAGTTTATCTTGTACTCTTGGATTACAGTAATGAAACAGACTTGTGAGGTTTGGGTTATAGGGTAGAATATCTCCATGGAGACCAGAGAGGTGTCATCTCATTTATGATGCAGCTGCTGCAGCCGCTGCTATGGTAACGGACTCGGACCGTCCACTGAGCAGCTCCGTACAGGTGACGTGTAATGAGCCATccctgtagaacacacacaattattagGCTACGCATTTAACATTTACTACCACAGTTCACTTAGTGGCACTATGAGGTTCATTAATGCTAAGACTTCGGCGCCCTAGACACATGTAACTAACATGCTAATGTATGAGTAACAACATATCGATACCTTGTATTTATATTCTCTCTGGTCACAATTAAATAAACTATATCAGTGTGTTACACTACATTTGAAATGGATCAAATCGAAAGGGTTAACTCTATGCTGATCAAGGCTTCACTCGATGTAATCAAAATTAGTATTACTCTTTGAGGCGTGTTCTAAATAGAATAGTAACACTCTTATAACAAATCCTAATGCAGTACAACTAAACCACACTTCAGCCAACCGCCTTCAAGATCAATAGAAATGACAAGATTGGGGCTGGGAGTGATGATTATTAATATTGCATGGCGTACAGAGGAGGACTAGGTATACCATGAGTAAGCGTAATACCATCAGAAGCCATGTCAGTACTACTGCACAGATAACAGAGGGGGGATCGTACCTTTTCATTGTGATCACAGTGTCAATGTCATGGTTCTCCTCCTTGGGTTCCAGATCTCTCAGAACAATCTACGGAATATATGAATGCAAATTATGTATATATGACCATAtaagagtatatatatataactatatctatatatagtaagttacatatatacagtacacactaGTAATTCCCACACAATCCCCAACAACAAAACCCATCACATGGCTGTTCGTTGCATTTGAAATTGACATGTCTTTAtgcttatatgtgtgtatatatgcgcatgcttgtatgtgtgtgagttggtctgtgtgtgtgtgtgcccaccagAGCAAGACGTTGTTGGGCCTGGTAGAGGTCCAGACATACGGAGGTCAGGTTGCCGGGGCCCTGAAGTGTGTGCTGTCGGCGGGCAGGCAGCGGGGTGCCCGAGGGTATGAGCACATTTAACAGCTCCTCTCCAGACTCATCCACCTCCTACCAGACAGGAAAACATGAGCATACgcaagtaaacacacacccgcacgcacacaaatcTGATCACACCTGCATCagcatgataaaaaaaacacacacaccaaaatgatCAGCATAGACAAAACCTTACTTTAGAAATTGTATCCGAGTCCAAATGCTGCTAATATCAATATATTTTTTGCCATCATAAAATGCCCACTGAAATTCTTCAACCTTGGAATGGTTACTTTCATGAATACAGAATGTAGAAGTTATATGGGAGGTATCTTTGACAGGTTCGGTGAgaaaaacaccacaaaaacgaatgtgtgtgtgaatgccagagtgtgtgcaagagagaaagagcttcaCACCTTGACCAGGATATCTTTGTCACAGCAGTCGATGGTGATGGAGTCCTCCCCCATCGGCAGGCTGTCCTTACCCACCAGGATGCCCGCCTGCAGGGCAGCGCCCACAGGGATCACCTCATCAGGGGCGATGGAGCTCAGCAGCTCCACCTCAGGGAAGAGCTCCTTGATCATCTGCTGCAGCCTTGGGATCTTAGCCGACCCACCACACAGCACCACCTGACCAGACATCAGACTCACAGCAGTTAGAATGTCTGCTACTAGTGCTGCTACTATactattactgctgctgctactagtGCTGCTACTATACTATTACTGCTGCTATTACTACCGCTACTCCTACTATGGTGGTTGCTGCTATTACTACCGCTACTCCTACTATGGtggttactactactactactactactactactgctgctgctgctgctgctgctgctgctgctgctgctgctgctgctgctgctgctgctgcttccgctactacaactgctactactattactaccgCTACTCCTACTatggttgctgctgctgctgctgctgctgctgctgctgctgctgctgctgctgctgctgctgctgctactactactactactactactactgttgctgctgctgctactgctgctgctgctgctgctgctgctgcttccgctactacaactgctactactattactaccgCTACTCCTACTatggttgctgctgctgctgctgctgctgctgctgctactactactactactactactactactactactgctgctgctgctgctactgctgttgctgctactactgctgttgctgctactattgctgctgcagctgctaccgctactgctgctgctaccgctactactgctgttgctgctactgctgctgttgctgctgctactgctgttgctgctgctgctactactgctgctgctgctactactgctgcttccgctactacaactactactacaacaaccgctactactattactaccgctactgctgctactactattactacggCTGAtcctgctactactactgctactactactactgctgctactgctactactgctactgctgctgctgctactactactgctgctgcaactactgctgctacaactacaactattCTGAAATGCTGCAAATACTTCATAAGATCAATTGCAGAAATGCCACAATTTTATAATTCTTCAGAATCTAACAGGTTAACAGGTTGACATCAACAGACTGAAAGCAGCACATCAAAGATACAAAGAAGAGGCATTAACATTTACAAATTGAGCGTTTCTCCATTTACCTTGTTGACATCACTTGTGGACAGACTGACTTGCTCTAGGAGGCTTTTGATTGGCTTGATGCTCTTATTGAAGAGAGACGAGCATATAAGCTCAAATCGTGCCCTGCAGACAGTGAGAGCATTAACTTTGACCTCTGACATTGCACACGGGATACATTTGAAGTGAAAATGTACATTCGATGGGAGAATGCCAACCCACCTCGACACATTGCATTCAAAGTCCATGCCATCGTGCAGAGAGTCCACAAAGCAGTTGGCACTGCTCAGAGTGGAGAGGATGTGCTTGGCCCCGTCAGCACTGTTCATCAGCTTCATCATCGCTCTGGCGTTACCAGTCACATCCTGCTTAAAGGATCTgagcaacgcacacacacatacatttttttttaataactttAACAGATGGTTTAACAGGAAGGGTACCATGAAAAGGGTAGATCAAACAGGAATGCACGTGGGCAAAAATGTGTGAAGTGTACGAAGCTGAGAGAGGATTGACATGAGATGTCATGAGAGAATGACAAGAGATTAAAAAAGCGACTATacagagagattgaaagagggaAAGCAATCATCAAGTTTGCGGGAGGATGTGAGAGGGACAAAAAAGGAAGGGATGAACAAAGACAGACATGGACTCAAAGAAAgaacgggagaaagagagaaaaaattagACGGACAAACTCCCACATACTTCTTAAACTCGGCGGCAAGGTGCTGGGCCAGTGCGTGTGTGAAGCTCTCTCCACCGGTGCTGTGGTCAGTGTTTGTGGCCAGCACCCGGTACATCCCACTGTTCACCTCCAGCGCAGTCACACTCAGAGACGTGCCGCCCAGCTTATACACCAGCACGTGGCTGCAGACATGACCAGAGGCAAGATGCTAAAGATACTAGTAAGCATAGACAATCTAGACACACTAAATACTAGTATTAAATACTAACTCCAAAATAGCAAACAcgttgtgtctttacaaaacacaGACTGGTGGAAGTGCAAAGGTTTTAGCATAAAATGCTTACATGTACAGTTAAAATACTAATCATACCTTTAGAATTTGCATAAGCATTAAAAACATCCCTAACCATTGTGGAGCTATAGAAACAATGCGCAGGTATGAACCAATGCTGGAGGAATTAGCCTTTGTAATACCAAAGCCTAACCCTAAGATTTCCATCTCTAGGTTGACCTCCTAATAATTATAATGTATAGCCTAGCTTTACTGTGCAGAAGGCTGTTTTGCATAACAAAATCTACTGAACGATTTCATATACAGGTTGAGTACTTTAAAAGTTAAGGGCAACTAGGGATTTCATATGAAATGTGTATCATCATATGGACACAATGATGACTAAatataagaaataaaaacaacagtTTACAGAGCGAGGCAACACGGAACCAGTgtgatggaatggaatggaatgatgTTTATACCTTTTGCCAGAGGGGGAGTCCTGGCCGATGCCGTAGGCCAACACGGCTGCTGTGGGCTCATGGATCAGCCTCAGCACCTTAAACCCGGCGTCCTCGGCAGCCTTTCTGTACAATGAGACACACGTAACCATGGGAACACTCACACGGGCAACATCAACAGTTACATCTTCATATAAATTGCCAGCCCAAAGTATAGGATCAGAATAAAAAGCAGCCATACTAGCCTCCACTACCAAATATGCTTCCCTTgccatatgtgtgttttaaacattACATATAAGAGAAGTACCAATGTTAGATATTCATAGAGCATATGTAAAAATGGTTCATTGAACTTGAGCATGCTGTGGCCACGTAACCAAAAAGCACTGCGCTGGCACACAGGTATGAGCGAAGTGACAACAAACCTGAGGGCGTTCTTCTGATTCTCTCCAAACTCAAAAGGCACAGTGATGACGGCATCGGCGACATCAGACCCAAGGGCAGACTGAGCCGTCTCTGAAGGGAGCaacaaaaagagtgagatgggaTCTGTTGTGGCCATGGAGAGCTCTGGAAGCTCTACTATTACGCTAATGTCAAACGTTACCTTTCATTTTATGGAAGACTAACTTGGCGACTTCGTCAGGTGACACATACTTTGTTGTCTCTCCTGTGTCAATTTCATATTTGGGCAGATCACCTTTATTTACTacctgtgagtgagagaaaccaAGTGAGTCAAGGTGCTGACAAGTGTGAAAGATATGAGGGGTGACTTCAGATCTGTGACATTTCGCCACTAAACATATCCCACTGGATAACAGTCTACTTACTGGGCATTTGCTCTCTGCTTTGTGAGCCTCTGCCTCTGGGTCATCAAAACTAAGGATGAAGAAAATGTTCAAcattagagaaaaaaaactgcctcAAACAAAATAGCATGTAGATCTCTGGTAATCAGTATTGACCTATGAGACATACCTTCTGCCCAGTATCTGCTTCACTTTCACGACGGTATTGTTAGCATTTCTTATTCTTCCCTGTTTGGCAGCTATTCCCACGATCTACGGAAAACATCATCATATAACACATGGTTACCTAGCATAGGCAAACCGGTGGTAACTTGTCAGGCAAAACTCATAATATATCTGAACGCGTCTTATTAGAAATATTACAGCACAGTACCTGTTCAGTAGCCCTGTATGCCACCACGGCGGGGGTAACTCTGTCGCCAGCATCATTTGCAACTACGTCAGCCCTACCATCCTGAAAGGACAACGAACCAGAGTTATAAAGGACCTCTGATGAAAAGTGATCAGTAACTAAGCAGTCATAACATTACTTTGTTGATTACAGATACTGCAGTTACACGTAGATAATGACATTTATGGGGTATAAATGTGTATACAGCCCACACACGATATAGAACAGTCAGAAAACACGTTTAACACCCGGCTAACTCGCCGGCTAACTTTCTCTGAGGGCTCCGTCACGATAGCCAATGAAAAGCAGCTTATGTTTGAAACATTTAAGCATTACAACAGTTGAACAGGTTGCTACATAAAAAAATCACATTCAAGTTATTGCAGATTGTCATTATTTACCTTAAATATCGCTACACAAGCACATGTGTATCCAAAATGAACCCCTATAGCCGCCATGCTTCGTAAAAAATGTACCGGACACTACCGGAAATCGGTTGGAAGTAGCCGGTCAATATTAACCAATGAGAACTCACTTTTTAGTTGTTGGACCAATCAGAGACTACACTAAAAGTAAATTGCACATGCAACCGGCAAATCATAGTAGTCTCGATCCTATCATTCATCCAATGAAACACCTTCTCTTCCTGTAGACTGGAAGGGTAGAACAAGGGGTACTGGGTATTGAAGTTTGTACAGTAGGACTTTTGCGCGATTACTTTTCCAATGCGGCCTTCAAATGTACTGTACGTCGTGGTGGTTTTGGGTGTTGTCGTCGGCCTTATCGGTGCCGATGAATGCGAAGGTGAGCGTGGACTGCACGGTTTTAGCG
The sequence above is drawn from the Clupea harengus chromosome 16, Ch_v2.0.2, whole genome shotgun sequence genome and encodes:
- the hspa14 gene encoding heat shock 70 kDa protein 14 is translated as MAAIGVHFGYTCACVAIFKDGRADVVANDAGDRVTPAVVAYRATEQIVGIAAKQGRIRNANNTVVKVKQILGRSFDDPEAEAHKAESKCPVVNKGDLPKYEIDTGETTKYVSPDEVAKLVFHKMKETAQSALGSDVADAVITVPFEFGENQKNALRKAAEDAGFKVLRLIHEPTAAVLAYGIGQDSPSGKSHVLVYKLGGTSLSVTALEVNSGMYRVLATNTDHSTGGESFTHALAQHLAAEFKKSFKQDVTGNARAMMKLMNSADGAKHILSTLSSANCFVDSLHDGMDFECNVSRARFELICSSLFNKSIKPIKSLLEQVSLSTSDVNKVVLCGGSAKIPRLQQMIKELFPEVELLSSIAPDEVIPVGAALQAGILVGKDSLPMGEDSITIDCCDKDILVKEVDESGEELLNVLIPSGTPLPARRQHTLQGPGNLTSVCLDLYQAQQRLALIVLRDLEPKEENHDIDTVITMKRDGSLHVTCTELLSGRSESVTIAAAAAAAS